The DNA region aaaactattttcgtattttagaaagaaaaattgaaatgattttctattaaattccTGCCCGCACAGGCGTGCGGGTAACTCTCctagtatttattaattataattaataatagtaaaaaataaataaaaacgaattaactaaaattaattaaattttaaaatagtataaaaaataatataattttttagtaaatattaaaaataataactatctaaaatgaattaagtaaattaaatgaaaattttaaaatagtaaaaataatactataaatttctttaagtaataatgttaatattaaaattataaccaaaaaattattatattccaaaatttggAATGGGTTGATGAGTTTTaaaatgtaagtaagattttaatgcatggtgaagtaaaaaaaacaagttatgtaattgtatttataaaaatctatacatgaaaataaaattgaagtgaaacattagtttctaagaaacatataccataattTATGGtccataaagatttattattaaattttactataaaaaaaaggactaattacttaacttaacttaacttaaaagttttgatctaaaacaaatacaCTATAAGGGgcatacttttttttggaaaactatgaaaaagaattttgaaaaactaatctatctaaaaaaaaatcaattgtcaCGAACTATAGATAAAATGATAtgcatgtgatttgtgtagcatatctcataaggtatattatcaactgtAGCTACAATattataacatgatataaaacatataaaacaaatataacatatatatatatatatattatcaaatgcttttattatcaaatgcttttaaccctAAACATTGgcaaaaaacaacatatttaaagtatactatggttttttttagaagacgaagctggggttgcatcacaaaattaacatctgcaaataacatatgggattttagaaaaatatgtagctTGGATTAGTGAATCGATATTCATTTTGGGGTTTAAATGTTTCATCgtttaagcattcttgacttagtctgaaattctattatggcagatgatgcatttggacaacctcaCTGTAGCGACATAGCAGtaaaactgttcatgaaactttgtatattcgcatttaatgtaggatatcgatatgtttaaatggtgTCTATAATTAGGTGAACGATCGACATTGACgatagaacttttaaaattatgttttcatgggatatgaatatggaatgaattCTTTTATTGTCTACAATATTattgcgacactagacaatatatgttatgtatagattagtaaaataagtacggtatttatatagatttatcttttaatcttcaaattatattcatattcattgattcttattgataaaaaatttaactaaaatcccaCGTAAAATCGTAAATAGatgtaacaaagaaatattatcttaaaaaatatatatgttgtatatcactgaataaagtaagttatatatttattctcAAAAGTtagaatgattatatttgagttcAAAAATTTCTcttgataagaaatattttaaattaaaatctagcGCGTGCGCGGATACAAATTTTAGTTTtctataaaagaaacaaaaattaaatgtaaaataaaattaggttttatggACGTCTTGTATATTTAAGCCCAATGGGCCAATATCATTTTAAGAATCAGTCGGTCAAAAAGAATGGGAGAGAGATCCATCGTCTTCTCCAATTTATCATCTttcgtctccttcttcttcgacCTTCGTCTTCACTTTCGTCTTCCAGTACAAGTTGTGTAGTCAATGGCTCGAAATCGGGTATAACTTGGTcgattcttttactttcttaaCATTTCAAACTTCGTAAATTTTGACTAAGGTTTCTTCAGAAATCAATTCATGAATAATTTCATGTTATCTGTTTGTTTCCAttgatgttattattattattttgttttccgcTTAGTTccattcatgtttttttctggtaTTGCTAGTTTACTTGACTTTGATTTCGTTTTATGCATTTTGTACCTTGACAATTACCATTTAAACATTTGCCTAGTGTTCTTCTTGTTTACTGTAGATATCTCGTTTATTCATTATATGAACTGCTCTTGAAGTGATCTCTTGGGTTTGATTTGAATATTCTTATTCGGGAATTATACTGATTCCATGTGTTCTTCGAAGCAGGAAGGGTTAGTTTTGTTGATCGATGTTGGTCCAGCGATGCATAGTGTTCTCCCTGATGTTGAAAAGGCATGTTCTTTGCTACTTCAAAAGAAGGTATTggatatatttcttcttttcttctcagtttcagccttcttcttttcgatttttcatatttgtttttggtctttgtTTTGGTTGCAGTTGATTTACAACAAGTATGATGAAGTTGGAATTGTTGTATTTGGAACTGAAggtctctctctgtttcttcttcttcttcttactggTATAATCTTTTTATCCACAAGTTGTATTATCCATGCTCTTTTCTTTCCTGAGGCATGTAGTTTGATACCTcaaatgtttgattttgagtagTGAATTAGTTATCTATGCTCTTTAGTAGCAGAATGGTTGATATGGCTCTTTCTAGGCTTATAATTGACGACTTTGAAAATAATGTTTCATGTGACCTCTGCAGAAACCGGAAACGAGCTTGCTAGGGAAATAGGTGGATATGAGCATGTTACAGTTTTAAGGAATATTAGAGTTGTTGATGAAGTCGTGGCTGAGCATGTAAAGCAGCTCCCTCGAGGAACCGTAGCTGGCGACTGTATCCTGCTTGCTAGTTTACTGCTAAATTTGCTGTTTTGCCGTTTTCATTTCGGTTATTTTCATTGGTTCTTTGACTGGCTTTAGTTCTTGATGCTGTGATTGTTGAGATGGATATGCTTATAAAGATGTATAGTGCTGGGCAAAAGGGGAAAAAGCGGATGTGTCTCATCACGAATGCTGCTTGTCCTACCAAAGATCCATTTGAAGGGACTAAAGATGATCAAGTCAGCACTATCGCTACGAAAATGGCTGCAGAGGGTATAAAGATGGAAAGCATTGTCATGAGGTCCAATTTAATTGGTGATGCTCATGAGAAAGTGATTGAGGAGAATGATCATTTGTTGAATTTGTTCTCCAGCAACGCCATTGCAAAAACAGTGAATGTTGAGAGTCCACTCTCACTGCTAGGTTCCTTAAAGACAAGAAGGGTTGCTCCAGTTACTTTGTTCAGGGGTGACCTTGAAATTAACCCAACAATGAAGATTAAGGTAacgttttttgttgttgtttcttttgcttgttgACTTGTTGTGCAGTGTTTATAGATATCATCCAACTTGCTGTTCTTTGGTCTTATTCAGTACTCAAGTTCATTCAAGTTTATATAATTGTTCATGAATTTCTCTGAGAATAAGAATCTGAATTTGTAGGTGTGGGTTTATAAGAAAGTGGCTGAGGAGAGACTCTCCACTCTACAATTGTATTCTGACAAAGCGCCTCCAACTGACAAGTTTGCGAAACATGAAGTGAAAATTGATTATGATTACAAAGTTACTGCAGAATCTACTCAGGTTATTGCTCCAGAAGAAAGGGTCAAGGGCTTTCGCTATGGACCTCAAGTTATTCCTATATCACCAGATGAGATAGAAACACTCAAGTTTAAAACTGACAAAGGCATGAAGCTTCTGGGATTTACTGAGGCATCAAACATACTGCGGTAAGCATAACACATATATCTGTGTTTGCCTGTAAACTCTTAATTGTTCAAAGTTTGAGAGAaagttgttttatgtttttatccgCATGTCAATGAAGACATTATTACATGAAAGACGTGAATATAGTTGTTCCTGACCCGAGCAAAGAAAAATCTGTTCTTGCCGTCTCAGCCATTGCAAGAGAAATGAAGGAAACAAACAAGGTAGCAATTGTACGTTGTGTCTGGAGAAATGGACAAGACAATGTGGTTGTTGGCGTCCTGACTCCAAATGTTTCTGAAAGAGAAGACACCGTAAGTTTAATAGTTTTCACTGCTCAGAGGAATACTTCTATTTGAATCTGACTATTTTAATGATCATGGTTACCTTTTTTGCAGCCTGATTCATTTTACTTTAATGTGCTACCTTTCGCCGAGGATGtccgcgagtttccatttccTTCTTTCAACAAACTTCCCTCATCATGGAAGCCAGATGAACAACAGCAAGCAGTAGCAGATAATTTGGTTAAGATGCTTGACCTTGCACCTTCTGCTAAAGAGGAAGTACTACTGCCTGATCTTACTCCTAACCCGGTTTTGCAGGTAATTCTAGTTTTGTTATGCTTTTGACTATGCATAATTGTTGCAGTTAAATTTTTTCACCTCatattgatgaaatattttatcaGCGTTTTTATGAATACCTTGAGCTGAAATCAAAATCAACGGATGCTGCTTTACCTCCAATGGATGAAACATTCAAGAGAATTATGGAGCAGGATCCTGAACTCTCTTCCAACAATAAATCCATAATGGATGCCTTTCGTGGAAGTTTTGAAGTCAAGGAGAATCCGAAGGTGTGTGTTTTCCTGAATCATCAACTTTCAGAAAGGAGCTTGAGTGTTCTCATTCTTATTTCTTTAACATGGCTTTCATTGCAGTTGAAGAAGGCTTCTAAGAGATTGTTACGGGATAAACCATCGGGTTCAGATGATGAAGACAATCGCATGATTACTTATGATGCCAATAAGCACAAAATTGATATAGTCGGAGATGCAAACCCAATCCAAGATTTTGAAGCCATGATATCCCGCAGAGATAACCATGATTGGGCCATTAAAGCAATAACACAAATGAAAAAACGAATAGTGAAGCTCGTCGAAAATTGTACTGATGAGGGTGACAAAGCATTGGAATGCGTACTCGCTCTTCGTAAAGGCTGCGTCTTGGAGCAGGTGTCATATCTTTTCTCTATCCCAACTTGTTTATTTGCTCTGAAAACCTTTTTCAAGTTCTGTTTTTTCATGTAGTCTTCTTTACATATGTGAGCAGGAACCAAAGCAATTCAACGAGTTCTTGAACCATCTATTCGAGTTATGCCAAGAAAGAAAACTATCGCATTTTCTCAAACATTTCACGTCAAAGAAGATCACATTGATTCCCAAATCCGAAGCGCCAGACAGGTTTTTTTTCATAGACACACAATCTTCAAATTTGGATAAATGTGTTTAATGACTAAACTGGGCTGATGAATGTTTTGTTGGTCATTTGCTTTTGAGCAGTGATGTGGTAGACGAGAACGCTGATGATTATTTCACCGTTAAACAAGAGCCAATGCTGGAGAGCTAACAAAGTCTTCACTACAACTAACACTGATCTGTTTTGTAGATTATCCAAAACGGCGCCGGTTTATCTCTGACTTTTTCCTGTTTAAAGAACTCAGgcaaatcttttgatatcattaACTCAGGCAAATTTGTTTACTAGTTTATTTACTATCCATCCATAATTAGTTTCAGAAACGGAATTCTATTGAAAAATAGGAATTTTAAACTTATTTCCTTAACTAAATAGAAAAACTaatctcaaaaaccaaaacaaattgaCAGATACGCATGAGATAGTTCATAGTTAaacctttatatatattatttgaaaaatagttataataatttCATCTCCTATTACAATACGGATACATACAGTAAATCCTACAGTAATACATACATACCTATTACCTATATATATCTGAAGGTAAGCAAAATAAGTCGTGAGAGATCAGATCAGATACTttataacagagaagaaagaagtaacGAATTAGGGTTTCGATCAAAAAGATGgagcaaagagaagaagagaagaacgaaGATACGCCGAGAAAAAGACGTAAAACTTCATCGCCGTCGTTCATACCTGTCGATGTAACCTCGGAGATATTCTTACGGCTTCCTGCGAAGTCTGTCGCGAGGTTTCGTTCTGTATCGAAGCTTTGGTCATCAATCACCACCGCACCGTATTTCACCAACTCGTTCGAGACTCGACCtaatcttttgttcttcttcaaagAAGATAACAGGTTCTTCGTTGTCACGATCCCTCACCCTCAAAACAATCGGATTCCGAAAGAGTCTTATTCGTATTCCTCTTCTCAGATTCTTGATAGTTACTATACAACCTATCCAAAAAGTGTTTGCTTCACCATCAAAACTGAGTCTGTCCACGGTTTGATCTGCTTTCAGAGAGGGACAAAACCTATACTTTGGAACCCTACTATGAGAAACTTTTTGCCTTTACCTAAACCGGACAAGAGCTGGGAGACTTTGACAATCTTTTTAGGGTACGATCCAGTCGAAGGTAAACACAAACTTGTGTCCATGCAGTCTGATAGAGTATCTGATGAGTGTAGGGTTTTAACAGTGGAATCAGGTGAAAAATCATGGAGAACAGTCAAAAACAACTACAAACATCGCCCTTGCCGTGGCATCCGCAAAGACAATTACGGACCATGCAGATGCATCGACGGTGTTTTATACTATCGAGCTGAGATTGGTCCTAATAAGATTATAATGAGCTTTGATGTAAAATCTGAAAAGTTTCATACGATAACATTACCATGGAGAGGTGGGTTTGAGCCTACGATGATGGTATCTTATAAAGGGAAGTTAGCTTATCTTGGTTGTCATTCCTATGAGAATAGTCTTCTTATGTGGGTATTAGAGGATGCAGAGAAGAGTGAATGGTCGAGTCATAGCTTTTTACCTATTTCTCACTATGATCGTGGTGCGGAGAACAACTTCAAGCTTATAGGTACCACTAATGATGGTGAACTGATTTACGTACCGAACACGGTGTTCGAGTCTTTTGATGTTGTATATATCGATCCAGTGAGGGAGACGTTTAGAAGAGTCAAATACAAAGGAGTTGCAGATAAAGAGTTTAGACAACGCAATGGACTTGGAGCTGACAAAGCTTTCCGTGGAGTCCAATATTCACCAAATCACATTGAAACCCTCATGTCTCTGTGATTCTTTGTCTTGGGTTAATTTCTTCTTATTATgcaacttttgattttatttgttttaagtcttttaattatgtatttagTCTTTGCAATCTAGACTTCTCTTTTAATTGAAACCCCAAGATATATCATTTTGTAAACGACTTATCTCTTTTCCACTTTTGAAGACTATGATGATCAGGACTTTGGCTATATTGTAAAGTCTTGCAAAGAATGAATTCTTCAAAACATCGGCTTTACGTAATGTAATTTGGTAACGATAGAATTCAGCCGCGTCAAGCAGGCTACTGTCCATGGTAGCGCATGGTTCACCGCACAACGAGGACGTTACCGTAACCACTATTGGAACTTGAGTCGTGGTCAGAAGAAGTTGCCATTCAACTTCGTCGTTACTCAACAATTTCACTTCCCCTACGTACACATCGAATATAATCAATGATGCATCAAACAAAGAGATATAAattcattagtagtagtaatTTAACTCTAATATctatatgtattaatgtttgaGATGGTTATTTATACCTTGACTAAAGCCACACCCACCAAGTACATGAGCATTACAACCAAACCGTACAAAACCTTTTTCTCCATTGATCGATCTTAAGTTCACctttctctcttgttttcttaGGACGTGTGTGTTGTGTAACCTGCTTGATTTGTTGTATCGTTTTATAAGCTTCAACAAGGACAATGGTTTTACAATTATTAATGCGGTATTTTAATAACATTAcaagaatattatatttgtaaaagatttaaacatggattttgaaatactctttttttattgGAATTATTTTATACACAGTGCTTTAGAGTATAATCCTTAGACCTTCCTTCCCCATTGGCAGGTTCATACGGTAGTTTTTAGCATTTTAgatccaaaaaaataagaacaaaagaaaaaatctaagaACTTCCCTTAGGGCATCTGCAATGGGGAAACAGTtttgggtgttcttagaataaaaatattatgaaaataatgtaaaatcagtagtttagatcttttgttaagaagttggttattggaagaacatgtttaagatcataagatttaataatataataatattaaacatattacaattataaaaactttaaaaaataacatttaaattgcaaacttaaaaaacttatactaaaattcaaaatacaataccaaatatttatgaaaaaaaaaaatttaaataaataaaagaaaaaaaaacaaacaaacatattacttaatttattaaa from Camelina sativa cultivar DH55 chromosome 3, Cs, whole genome shotgun sequence includes:
- the LOC104777718 gene encoding ATP-dependent DNA helicase 2 subunit KU80, giving the protein MARNREGLVLLIDVGPAMHSVLPDVEKACSLLLQKKLIYNKYDEVGIVVFGTEETGNELAREIGGYEHVTVLRNIRVVDEVVAEHVKQLPRGTVAGDFLDAVIVEMDMLIKMYSAGQKGKKRMCLITNAACPTKDPFEGTKDDQVSTIATKMAAEGIKMESIVMRSNLIGDAHEKVIEENDHLLNLFSSNAIAKTVNVESPLSLLGSLKTRRVAPVTLFRGDLEINPTMKIKVWVYKKVAEERLSTLQLYSDKAPPTDKFAKHEVKIDYDYKVTAESTQVIAPEERVKGFRYGPQVIPISPDEIETLKFKTDKGMKLLGFTEASNILRHYYMKDVNIVVPDPSKEKSVLAVSAIAREMKETNKVAIVRCVWRNGQDNVVVGVLTPNVSEREDTPDSFYFNVLPFAEDVREFPFPSFNKLPSSWKPDEQQQAVADNLVKMLDLAPSAKEEVLLPDLTPNPVLQRFYEYLELKSKSTDAALPPMDETFKRIMEQDPELSSNNKSIMDAFRGSFEVKENPKLKKASKRLLRDKPSGSDDEDNRMITYDANKHKIDIVGDANPIQDFEAMISRRDNHDWAIKAITQMKKRIVKLVENCTDEGDKALECVLALRKGCVLEQEPKQFNEFLNHLFELCQERKLSHFLKHFTSKKITLIPKSEAPDSDVVDENADDYFTVKQEPMLES
- the LOC104779206 gene encoding F-box protein At1g48060-like, whose translation is MEQREEEKNEDTPRKRRKTSSPSFIPVDVTSEIFLRLPAKSVARFRSVSKLWSSITTAPYFTNSFETRPNLLFFFKEDNRFFVVTIPHPQNNRIPKESYSYSSSQILDSYYTTYPKSVCFTIKTESVHGLICFQRGTKPILWNPTMRNFLPLPKPDKSWETLTIFLGYDPVEGKHKLVSMQSDRVSDECRVLTVESGEKSWRTVKNNYKHRPCRGIRKDNYGPCRCIDGVLYYRAEIGPNKIIMSFDVKSEKFHTITLPWRGGFEPTMMVSYKGKLAYLGCHSYENSLLMWVLEDAEKSEWSSHSFLPISHYDRGAENNFKLIGTTNDGELIYVPNTVFESFDVVYIDPVRETFRRVKYKGVADKEFRQRNGLGADKAFRGVQYSPNHIETLMSL